A stretch of Nonomuraea africana DNA encodes these proteins:
- a CDS encoding ThiF family adenylyltransferase, with translation MIERYARQLLIPHWDQDVLSAALVVVVGVGALGTEVARLLAQAGVGALVLCDPDEVSESNLNRGALFTDAHVGRPKVEAAAAALRAIAPGTVVEGRRAEHARGVGLAELRDADLVISCLDSIADRVQLAARCGLVGAAMLDGGTHPWGGEVRWYPRGGPCYGCGCSAAERALPSSSMACGIPDEMGASAPISAMVASWLVTHAVRVLFGLPVVEGLVRLDPVAGESRRVALAADPSCPLHEPIPARFVTRSGLTVEAAVGALLAMTTSGERLHAWNSVDPADRYGPLDLSAAPAGSTLGELGIAPGELLPVIRNGPPEHVRYIELATSRPNGRDLR, from the coding sequence TTGATCGAGCGCTACGCCAGGCAGCTGCTCATCCCGCACTGGGACCAGGACGTGCTCAGCGCGGCCCTCGTCGTGGTCGTCGGCGTGGGCGCGCTCGGCACCGAGGTGGCCAGGCTGCTGGCCCAGGCGGGTGTCGGCGCGCTGGTGCTGTGCGACCCCGACGAGGTCAGCGAGTCCAACCTGAACAGGGGCGCGCTGTTCACCGACGCGCACGTCGGCCGGCCCAAGGTGGAGGCCGCCGCCGCGGCGCTGCGCGCCATCGCGCCAGGCACGGTGGTGGAGGGGCGCAGGGCCGAGCACGCGCGCGGCGTGGGCCTGGCCGAGCTGCGCGACGCCGACCTGGTCATCAGCTGCCTCGACAGCATCGCCGACAGGGTGCAGCTGGCCGCGCGGTGCGGCCTGGTCGGCGCGGCGATGCTCGACGGCGGCACGCACCCGTGGGGCGGCGAGGTGCGCTGGTACCCGCGGGGCGGCCCCTGCTACGGCTGCGGGTGCAGCGCCGCCGAGCGGGCGCTGCCGAGCAGTTCCATGGCCTGCGGGATCCCCGACGAGATGGGCGCCTCCGCGCCGATCTCGGCCATGGTGGCCTCCTGGCTGGTCACCCACGCCGTCAGGGTGCTGTTCGGTCTGCCCGTGGTCGAGGGCCTGGTCAGGCTCGACCCGGTGGCGGGCGAGAGCCGCAGGGTGGCGCTGGCCGCCGACCCGAGCTGCCCCCTGCACGAGCCCATCCCCGCCAGGTTCGTCACGCGCAGCGGCCTGACCGTCGAGGCCGCCGTCGGCGCGCTCCTGGCCATGACCACCTCGGGCGAGCGCCTGCATGCGTGGAACTCCGTCGATCCGGCCGACAGGTACGGCCCGCTCGACCTGTCCGCCGCCCCCGCCGGGTCCACCCTCGGCGAGCTGGGCATCGCCCCAGGAGAGCTGCTGCCGGTGATCAGGAACGGGCCCCCTGAACACGTGCGATACATCGAGCTCGCGACGTCGCGTCCGAACGGAAGGGACCTCAGGTGA
- a CDS encoding AAA family ATPase: MALDHGHVTTIQQLGTIVRELDGRYVGRRDAARLLVVAAVCREHMLLLGPPGTAKTDLVGHFAGLIQARSFTYLLTRFTEPSELFGPLDFERFQKGVYRVKTDDMLPDAEIAFLDEVFQGSSAILNTLLSVVNERYFFNGASRERVPLVSLFGASSELPEDPALRAFGDRFLLRMEVEQVARTMMPELLKRGWQQERERVARDGAGAPAIPPIRLGDLLALSGKLAEVDLGPVRDAYAEVITDVLAQGVTLSDRRIVRGQKLVAAAALLRRSLVARASDLWPVAHIWTEPGDAGALREAVRERVVADGGDSTSAGRSVAELEALARHHASAVLGKAGRPTQAGVIVAMRGINEIHRQLRADHPGEAAAQQRVHALLAEVAALLDDPQGDGHV, translated from the coding sequence ATGGCACTCGACCACGGGCACGTCACCACCATCCAGCAGCTGGGCACCATCGTCCGCGAGCTCGACGGCCGCTACGTCGGCAGGCGTGACGCGGCCAGGCTGCTGGTGGTGGCGGCGGTCTGCAGGGAGCACATGCTGCTGCTCGGCCCGCCGGGCACGGCCAAGACCGACCTGGTGGGGCACTTCGCCGGGCTCATCCAGGCCAGGTCGTTCACCTACCTGCTGACCAGGTTCACCGAGCCCTCCGAGCTGTTCGGCCCGCTCGACTTCGAGCGTTTCCAGAAGGGCGTCTACCGGGTCAAGACCGACGACATGCTGCCCGACGCCGAGATCGCCTTCCTCGACGAGGTCTTCCAGGGCAGCAGCGCGATCCTCAACACGCTGCTCAGCGTCGTGAACGAGCGCTACTTCTTCAACGGGGCCAGCAGGGAGCGGGTGCCGCTGGTGAGCCTGTTCGGCGCCTCGAGCGAGCTGCCGGAGGACCCCGCGCTGCGCGCCTTCGGCGACCGGTTCCTGCTGCGCATGGAGGTCGAGCAGGTGGCCCGCACCATGATGCCCGAGCTGCTGAAACGCGGCTGGCAACAGGAGCGCGAGCGGGTCGCCAGGGACGGGGCCGGCGCCCCGGCCATCCCGCCCATCAGGCTGGGCGACCTGCTCGCGCTGTCGGGCAAGCTGGCCGAGGTGGACCTCGGCCCGGTCCGCGACGCCTACGCCGAGGTCATCACCGACGTGCTCGCCCAGGGCGTCACGCTGTCCGACCGCAGGATTGTGCGCGGGCAGAAGCTGGTCGCGGCGGCGGCGCTGCTGCGCCGGTCGCTGGTGGCCAGGGCCAGCGACCTGTGGCCGGTCGCGCACATCTGGACCGAGCCGGGTGACGCCGGCGCGCTGCGCGAGGCCGTACGCGAGAGGGTCGTCGCCGACGGCGGCGACAGCACGTCGGCCGGGCGCTCCGTCGCCGAGCTGGAGGCCCTGGCCAGGCATCACGCGAGCGCCGTCCTCGGCAAGGCGGGCCGGCCCACGCAGGCCGGGGTCATCGTGGCGATGCGCGGCATCAACGAGATCCACCGGCAGCTGCGCGCCGACCATCCCGGGGAGGCCGCCGCCCAGCAGCGGGTGCACGCCCTCCTCGCCGAGGTGGCCGCGCTCCTCGACGACCCACAGGGAGACGGACATGTGTAA
- a CDS encoding effector-associated domain EAD1-containing protein, with product MRNEVVALLAGLYDDEVSARVLLTTIEYPRAFIPQFTTSMAYWQQVISKIEQGVMPVEDGMTVLLDAVAAHFPTNKDVQALRAKDGGAPDDGHRQAAPEPLPVDGPCPTLLLIGVDKSAEFEELVRREVDADAELLYVAREQCAVRISDPGADRAEVVNRLQQVVTGWEPGAQVVYEHYSFRPYLFRLLLVYGPDGTPYQMTGVPATMRPEDIAEAVIQQSPAMTDRRGGVVRTVIDHESGQGGGRQRLDPGLSLHEAGVKDEDSLRVGAEATAGAVNPVMRMRAQMRARAQIRRFEQGRPEFRIARYDNEELPNRFHISFEAPGFAPPDDIDDFVHPDLPLPEWPFDELAPVPISHHDLAIYLPPMFPVNAPIVIWESDVFHPNIWRRPSPAQNAHHNQVCLGALMDGYRPDLDFGSLCQLLVDIGSYQNYDVVDADTWPDPVAAFWAKSDTGQAAITAMGGKLIAERAPGATRGDGRAPLLWISPLEDPDGR from the coding sequence GTGAGGAACGAAGTGGTCGCCCTGCTCGCGGGGCTGTACGACGACGAGGTCTCGGCACGGGTGCTGCTGACCACCATCGAGTACCCCAGGGCGTTCATCCCCCAGTTCACCACCTCCATGGCCTACTGGCAGCAGGTCATCAGCAAGATCGAGCAGGGCGTGATGCCCGTCGAGGACGGCATGACGGTCCTCCTCGACGCCGTCGCCGCGCACTTCCCCACCAACAAGGACGTCCAGGCCCTCAGGGCCAAGGACGGCGGCGCCCCTGACGACGGCCACCGGCAGGCCGCTCCCGAACCGCTCCCCGTCGACGGCCCCTGCCCCACGCTGCTGCTGATCGGCGTCGACAAGTCGGCCGAGTTCGAGGAGCTGGTGCGTCGTGAGGTCGACGCCGACGCCGAGCTGCTCTACGTCGCCCGCGAGCAGTGCGCCGTGCGCATCTCCGACCCAGGCGCCGACCGCGCCGAGGTCGTCAACCGGCTGCAGCAGGTCGTCACGGGCTGGGAGCCCGGCGCGCAGGTGGTGTACGAGCACTACAGCTTCAGGCCCTACCTGTTCAGGCTCCTGCTGGTGTACGGGCCCGACGGCACGCCGTACCAGATGACGGGGGTGCCGGCCACCATGCGGCCGGAGGACATCGCCGAGGCGGTGATCCAGCAGTCGCCCGCGATGACCGACCGGCGCGGCGGCGTGGTGCGCACCGTGATCGACCACGAGAGCGGCCAGGGCGGCGGCAGGCAGCGGCTCGATCCCGGCCTGTCCCTGCACGAGGCCGGGGTCAAGGACGAGGACAGCCTGCGGGTGGGCGCGGAGGCCACCGCGGGCGCGGTCAACCCGGTGATGCGGATGAGGGCGCAGATGCGGGCCCGGGCCCAGATCAGAAGGTTCGAGCAGGGCCGGCCCGAGTTCAGGATCGCCAGGTACGACAACGAGGAGCTGCCCAACCGCTTCCACATCTCCTTCGAGGCGCCGGGTTTCGCCCCGCCCGACGACATCGACGACTTCGTCCACCCCGACCTGCCGCTGCCCGAGTGGCCCTTCGACGAGCTGGCGCCGGTGCCGATCAGCCACCACGACCTGGCGATCTACCTGCCGCCGATGTTCCCCGTGAACGCGCCGATCGTCATCTGGGAGAGCGACGTCTTCCACCCCAACATCTGGCGCAGGCCCTCGCCCGCCCAGAACGCCCACCACAACCAGGTGTGCCTCGGCGCGCTGATGGACGGCTACCGGCCCGACCTCGACTTCGGCTCGCTGTGCCAGCTGCTGGTGGACATCGGCAGCTACCAGAACTACGACGTCGTCGACGCCGACACCTGGCCGGACCCGGTGGCCGCCTTCTGGGCCAAGTCCGACACGGGGCAGGCGGCGATCACCGCGATGGGCGGCAAGCTCATCGCCGAGCGGGCCCCCGGCGCGACGCGGGGCGACGGCAGGGCGCCCCTGCTGTGGATCAGCCCGCTGGAGGATCCCGATGGCCGTTGA
- a CDS encoding JAB N-terminal domain-containing protein → MAVEIELFKGEQETYHARLALAPVLREALKELAGVAADDTRLFMQLHRERDPHPIVGPPRLVNLGEEVGFLTLTAVRRGETVYEGRHSVNELVGSVLTGVVTRLDPAETYWSFRIRAGLFDIDTGRPTPQVEGAVQVDLQRRRRLPFTVTKVEPAEAELVDPAKLGLDPAALGPVNVLLPAEVHELLMGGLRLSERLEEGGFLIGRVSRARPDAYLVEVTHITPAHRSGAGAIHFTFTGDSFVAVNQMIADRGLGEELVGWYHTHLRGVDVGLGLSATDVDLHRATFLRPWQVAALLNLSRNGRMLRFYGRAGDGERVEQCSQWVADERGRYRGTSPDVGAE, encoded by the coding sequence ATGGCCGTTGAGATCGAGCTGTTCAAGGGCGAGCAGGAGACCTACCACGCCAGGCTCGCCCTCGCGCCCGTCCTGCGCGAGGCGCTGAAGGAGCTGGCAGGGGTGGCCGCCGACGACACCCGCCTGTTCATGCAGCTGCACCGCGAGCGCGACCCGCACCCGATCGTGGGGCCGCCCCGGCTGGTCAACCTGGGGGAGGAGGTCGGCTTCCTCACCCTCACCGCCGTACGGCGCGGCGAGACCGTCTACGAGGGCAGGCACTCGGTCAACGAGCTGGTCGGATCGGTCCTCACCGGCGTCGTCACGAGGCTGGACCCCGCCGAGACCTACTGGTCGTTCCGCATCAGGGCGGGCCTGTTCGACATCGACACCGGCCGCCCCACCCCCCAGGTGGAGGGCGCGGTGCAGGTCGACCTGCAGCGGCGCAGGCGCCTGCCGTTCACCGTCACCAAGGTCGAGCCCGCCGAGGCCGAGCTGGTCGACCCGGCCAAGCTCGGCCTCGACCCGGCAGCGCTCGGGCCCGTCAACGTCCTGCTGCCCGCCGAGGTGCACGAGCTGCTCATGGGCGGCCTGCGGCTCTCGGAGCGGCTGGAGGAGGGCGGCTTCCTGATCGGCAGGGTCAGCAGGGCCCGCCCCGACGCCTATCTCGTCGAGGTCACCCACATCACCCCCGCGCACCGGTCGGGGGCGGGGGCCATCCACTTCACCTTCACCGGCGACTCCTTCGTCGCGGTCAACCAGATGATCGCCGACAGGGGCCTGGGCGAGGAGCTGGTCGGCTGGTACCACACGCACCTGCGCGGGGTGGATGTCGGCCTGGGGTTGTCGGCCACGGACGTGGACCTGCACAGGGCCACATTCCTGCGGCCATGGCAGGTGGCGGCGCTGCTCAACCTGTCGAGGAACGGGCGCATGCTGCGCTTCTACGGTCGAGCGGGCGACGGCGAGAGGGTGGAGCAGTGTTCTCAGTGGGTGGCCGATGAGCGCGGTCGCTACCGCGGGACGAGTCCTGATGTGGGCGCTGAATAG
- a CDS encoding ATP-binding protein → MSDYIPLEVVVVGEGGALTALPGDTPLGQALGSGPYLLLAPLEEGWAQLRLSMFRLRLIPLEAVDGRPLYRPVAPAAAPAAGPQGEAAEPGPPRPVELSEAQATRLAYDDYVREAASFLRAGLSVLIVCDKIVVPHLADHIVRQTSSTPRLLEMQAPVGEDTEPPVDMRPQPALASLRQRLLARLRDMLRELGGDDVLVITHLDLLGGGTDNALANETRDLIELLYGADRQVILAFADPSLSVPEVLASRFAVRMSIEGSPRHVRHPVDASLASIERALVTQAEADRFAGLDGADFYKYVVGLNPVRLRQTMRYALQETEGRADVTVKDLPQMIRKFKAQMSASFEIPDVSFADIGGYAEVKRQILRSLQIMTAARSLTGPDQRLRGELIPRGFIFHGEPGTGKTLFAKAIANELEATIQVVSGPEVTNKYVGESERRIRELFAEARRNAPSVIVFDEFDSIAASRTSSEDGGSRAGNAMVAQILTEMDGFRPDVQMIVIGTTNRLEIIDRALLRPSRFQSFHIGLPDEDARRGIIKVHARRYGVNVTGIVEPLIHATKGWNGDEIRALFRDAFVGERWEGVPAGAERIGELVGQQQRARREQQTSRAGR, encoded by the coding sequence GTGAGCGACTACATCCCGCTCGAGGTGGTGGTCGTGGGCGAGGGCGGCGCGCTGACCGCGCTGCCCGGCGACACCCCGCTCGGCCAGGCGCTCGGCTCGGGCCCCTATCTGCTGCTCGCCCCCTTGGAGGAGGGGTGGGCGCAGCTGCGGCTGAGCATGTTCAGGTTGCGCCTGATCCCGCTGGAGGCGGTCGACGGCAGGCCGCTGTACCGCCCCGTCGCGCCCGCCGCCGCCCCGGCCGCGGGGCCGCAGGGGGAGGCGGCGGAGCCGGGCCCGCCCAGGCCGGTCGAGCTGAGCGAGGCCCAGGCGACCAGGCTCGCCTACGACGACTACGTGCGCGAGGCGGCCTCGTTCCTCCGGGCGGGACTGTCGGTTCTGATCGTCTGCGACAAGATCGTCGTGCCGCACCTTGCCGACCACATCGTCAGGCAGACCTCGAGCACGCCCCGCCTGCTGGAGATGCAGGCGCCGGTCGGCGAGGACACCGAGCCCCCCGTCGACATGCGGCCCCAGCCCGCGCTGGCCAGCCTGCGCCAGCGGCTGCTGGCCAGGCTGCGCGACATGCTGCGCGAGCTCGGCGGCGACGACGTCCTCGTCATCACCCATCTCGACCTGCTCGGCGGCGGCACCGACAACGCGCTGGCCAACGAGACCAGAGACCTCATCGAGCTCCTCTACGGCGCCGACAGGCAGGTGATCCTGGCCTTCGCCGACCCCTCGCTCAGCGTGCCCGAGGTGCTGGCCTCCCGCTTCGCGGTCAGGATGAGCATCGAGGGCAGCCCCAGGCACGTGCGCCATCCCGTCGACGCCAGCCTGGCCTCCATCGAGCGGGCGCTGGTCACCCAGGCCGAGGCCGACAGGTTCGCCGGCCTCGACGGCGCCGACTTCTACAAGTACGTCGTCGGCCTCAACCCCGTACGGCTGCGCCAGACCATGCGCTACGCCCTGCAGGAGACCGAGGGCCGCGCCGACGTCACGGTCAAGGACCTGCCCCAGATGATCAGGAAGTTCAAGGCCCAGATGTCGGCCAGCTTCGAGATCCCCGACGTCAGCTTCGCCGACATCGGCGGCTACGCCGAGGTCAAGCGGCAGATCCTGCGATCGCTGCAGATCATGACGGCGGCCCGGAGCCTGACCGGCCCCGACCAGCGTCTGCGCGGCGAGCTCATCCCGCGCGGCTTCATCTTCCACGGCGAGCCGGGCACCGGCAAGACCCTGTTCGCCAAGGCGATCGCCAACGAACTGGAGGCCACGATCCAGGTCGTCTCGGGTCCCGAGGTGACCAACAAGTACGTCGGCGAGAGCGAGCGGCGCATCAGGGAGCTGTTCGCCGAGGCGCGCAGGAACGCCCCCTCGGTCATCGTCTTCGACGAGTTCGACTCGATCGCGGCCAGCCGTACCAGCTCCGAGGACGGCGGCAGCAGGGCGGGCAACGCGATGGTGGCGCAGATCCTCACCGAGATGGACGGCTTCAGGCCGGACGTCCAGATGATCGTCATCGGCACCACCAACCGGCTGGAGATCATCGACAGGGCGCTGCTGCGCCCGAGCAGGTTCCAGAGCTTCCACATCGGCCTGCCCGACGAGGACGCCAGGCGCGGCATCATCAAGGTGCACGCCAGGCGCTACGGCGTCAACGTCACCGGCATCGTCGAGCCGCTCATCCACGCGACCAAGGGGTGGAACGGCGACGAGATCAGGGCGCTGTTCCGCGACGCCTTCGTCGGGGAGCGGTGGGAGGGCGTGCCGGCCGGCGCCGAGCGCATCGGCGAGCTGGTCGGCCAGCAGCAGCGGGCCCGCCGCGAGCAGCAGACCAGCAGGGCGGGTAGGTAA